A genomic window from Tolypothrix sp. PCC 7910 includes:
- a CDS encoding DUF2330 domain-containing protein → MKPLRFLISIVIALITVLSFTPTAWAFCGFYVSKADSKLYNQASQVVIARDGDRTVLTMANDFQGAVKDFAIVVPVPTVLQKDQVRIAEPKIIERLDAFSAPRLVEYFDSDPCARVYEGENMPQAAPRAAARDEISGKRGGSNLGVTVEARFNVGEYDIVILSAKESGGLETWLNQNGYKIPKGAKDLLQPYIRSSMKFFVAKVNLDKFEQSGYQLLRPLQIFYKSPKFMLPIRLGMINAASEQDVIVYILSPKGQAETTNYRTVKIPSDANIPLFVKNEFGDFYKSMFQTSYTKEDRKVAFLEYAWDMSSCDPCSAEPLSLEELKQAGVFWLDDDSRNNRTLPRGFRPPVPTSNVFISRLHIRYTRNKFPEDPMFQETYNRESFQGRYILQHPFTGDLNCPAGREYKQSLPKRFEQEAQTLAKLTNWNIQDIRRKMNFNVSDLTPSWWESFFSWLGL, encoded by the coding sequence ATGAAACCCTTAAGATTTTTAATTTCAATAGTCATAGCATTGATAACTGTTCTATCTTTTACGCCTACAGCATGGGCATTTTGCGGATTTTATGTTTCTAAAGCTGATAGCAAACTTTATAACCAAGCTTCTCAAGTAGTAATTGCGCGAGATGGCGATCGCACTGTCTTGACAATGGCTAATGATTTTCAGGGTGCAGTCAAAGATTTTGCGATCGTTGTACCTGTACCAACTGTGTTGCAAAAAGACCAAGTTCGTATTGCTGAACCCAAAATTATTGAACGGCTTGATGCTTTTAGCGCGCCACGATTAGTAGAGTATTTTGATTCAGATCCCTGCGCTCGGGTTTACGAAGGTGAAAATATGCCACAAGCAGCACCTCGAGCCGCAGCCAGAGATGAGATTTCGGGTAAAAGGGGCGGTAGTAATTTAGGTGTTACTGTTGAGGCGCGGTTTAATGTTGGCGAATACGATATTGTGATTTTAAGCGCTAAAGAATCTGGAGGTTTGGAAACTTGGCTCAATCAAAATGGCTACAAAATCCCTAAAGGAGCTAAAGACTTACTTCAGCCATACATTCGCTCTTCAATGAAATTCTTTGTAGCGAAAGTCAACCTAGATAAATTTGAGCAATCTGGCTATCAGTTACTCCGTCCCCTGCAAATATTTTACAAATCACCTAAGTTCATGCTGCCGATTCGTTTAGGTATGATTAATGCTGCATCTGAACAGGATGTGATTGTTTATATCTTATCTCCCAAAGGGCAAGCAGAAACTACTAACTATCGCACGGTAAAAATTCCCTCTGACGCTAATATTCCCTTGTTTGTCAAAAATGAATTTGGCGATTTTTATAAGTCCATGTTTCAAACTTCTTATACTAAAGAAGACCGGAAAGTAGCTTTCTTAGAGTATGCTTGGGATATGAGTAGTTGCGATCCTTGTTCTGCCGAACCCTTATCTTTAGAAGAACTTAAGCAAGCAGGTGTATTTTGGCTGGATGATGATTCTCGCAATAATCGGACATTACCTCGTGGTTTTCGTCCACCTGTTCCTACTAGTAATGTGTTCATCAGCCGATTGCATATCCGCTACACTCGCAACAAATTCCCCGAAGATCCAATGTTCCAAGAAACTTATAACCGGGAATCTTTTCAAGGGCGTTACATCTTACAACATCCGTTTACAGGCGACTTAAATTGTCCAGCTGGGCGAGAATACAAGCAGTCATTACCTAAGCGTTTTGAACAAGAAGCACAAACTTTAGCCAAGCTAACTAACTGGAATATTCAAGATATCCGCCGCAAAATGAACTTCAATGTTAGCGATTTAACCCCTTCTTGGTGGGAGAGTTTCTTTTCCTGGTTAGGGTTATAG
- a CDS encoding tetratricopeptide repeat protein, which yields MSVSRIRQNPAINRVDAIRKDADVQRLMNLLAAYPLAKQIVLANLHKQSPQQIWLDWQDVNINLNKFSDYKNKTIFKCVEYPLKDLSADTQSLLLCLAPLKGLIDRNELVNYIRELQNLEFLKKFSLKKIDAAIQEAIDWGLLKSHNIFANLLIIQPVFPYFLKHKLESLNEQMHKALDEAFKNHYLKYAEKYYQLLNSHNYQEREKGRLFCQWQYDNLYQALQLCLQNQESISIYFCLDRYLDLINDNQANQKLAETVCQHLETYPSAFIQSELGYQIPLAIQKLGRWQLLKKQYSQARQSYTKALQIYSALDSQKQIQKQIWQASTYYNLGIIAQQMQEFAQAESYYQQALHIYIKNSDRYHQARTYYQLGNIAQQIWELSQAQNYYQQALKIYIEHGDRYSCARTHYNLGVIAQELREFAEAQRNYQQALKIYVEHSDRYSCASTYYNLGVVAEALQELSQAQRNYQQALDIYIEHGDRYHQALTYQNLASIAEQTQEFAAAQHHYQQALIIYIAQGDRYEQAKIYQDLASLAQKTQEFGEAQRYYQQALDIYIEQSDRYEQANIYQHLGLVAQQMQNLPQAQSYYQQALDIYIEYGDRYKQARTYQNLGFISQTIQDSAQARHNYQKALDIFVEYGDRYSQAHIECQLELLAPV from the coding sequence GTGTCAGTCAGTAGGATTCGTCAAAACCCAGCTATTAACAGAGTTGATGCGATTCGCAAAGATGCAGATGTTCAGCGGTTGATGAATTTGTTGGCGGCCTATCCTTTGGCAAAGCAAATAGTGCTAGCGAATTTGCACAAGCAATCGCCACAGCAGATTTGGCTAGATTGGCAGGATGTTAATATAAATTTAAATAAATTTAGTGATTATAAAAATAAAACAATCTTTAAATGTGTAGAATATCCTCTCAAGGATTTATCTGCTGATACACAGAGCTTACTATTGTGCTTAGCACCCTTGAAGGGTTTGATTGACCGGAATGAACTGGTCAATTACATTAGAGAATTACAAAATTTAGAATTCCTTAAGAAATTTTCTTTAAAAAAAATTGACGCGGCTATTCAAGAAGCTATTGACTGGGGATTGTTAAAATCTCATAATATTTTCGCCAATTTGCTGATTATCCAACCAGTATTTCCTTACTTCTTGAAACATAAGTTAGAAAGCCTCAACGAGCAAATGCATAAAGCGTTAGATGAGGCATTTAAAAATCACTATTTAAAGTATGCAGAAAAATATTACCAGTTGTTAAATTCCCATAATTACCAAGAGCGGGAAAAGGGCAGATTATTTTGCCAATGGCAATATGATAACCTTTATCAAGCCTTGCAATTATGCTTGCAAAATCAAGAAAGTATTAGTATATATTTTTGTTTGGATAGATACTTAGATTTGATTAACGATAATCAAGCCAACCAGAAGTTAGCAGAAACAGTCTGTCAACATCTAGAGACATATCCATCTGCGTTTATTCAAAGTGAATTAGGCTATCAAATACCCTTAGCAATTCAAAAACTAGGTCGCTGGCAACTGTTAAAAAAACAATATTCACAAGCCAGACAATCTTACACAAAAGCATTACAAATATACAGTGCTTTAGATAGCCAAAAGCAAATACAGAAACAAATTTGGCAAGCTAGCACTTACTATAATTTAGGAATAATCGCCCAGCAAATGCAAGAATTTGCACAGGCAGAGAGCTATTATCAACAGGCTTTGCATATTTACATCAAAAATAGCGATCGCTATCATCAAGCCCGTACCTATTACCAATTAGGTAATATTGCTCAACAAATATGGGAATTGTCACAGGCGCAAAATTATTATCAACAAGCGTTAAAAATCTATATTGAACATGGCGATCGCTATTCTTGTGCCCGCACCCACTACAATTTAGGTGTAATTGCCCAAGAATTGCGGGAATTTGCCGAAGCTCAGCGCAATTATCAACAAGCGTTAAAAATCTATGTTGAACATAGCGATCGCTATTCTTGCGCCAGCACCTATTACAATTTGGGTGTAGTTGCCGAAGCCTTACAAGAACTATCACAGGCCCAGCGTAATTATCAACAGGCTTTGGATATTTATATTGAACATGGCGATCGTTATCACCAAGCACTGACATATCAAAATTTGGCAAGTATAGCCGAACAAACGCAGGAATTTGCAGCAGCGCAACACCATTATCAACAAGCTTTGATCATCTACATTGCCCAAGGCGATCGCTATGAGCAAGCTAAGATATATCAAGATTTGGCAAGTTTAGCCCAAAAAACACAGGAATTTGGAGAAGCGCAGCGCTATTATCAACAAGCTTTGGATATCTATATCGAACAAAGCGATCGCTATGAGCAAGCTAATATTTACCAGCATTTAGGGCTAGTTGCTCAACAAATGCAAAATTTACCACAGGCCCAGAGTTACTATCAACAAGCTTTGGATATTTATATCGAATATGGCGATCGCTATAAACAAGCGCGTACTTATCAAAACCTAGGATTTATTTCCCAAACTATCCAGGATTCAGCACAGGCGCGACACAATTATCAAAAAGCTTTAGATATTTTTGTGGAATATGGCGATCGCTATTCTCAAGCACATATTGAGTGCCAATTAGAACTTTTAGCACCAGTCTAG
- a CDS encoding ShlB/FhaC/HecB family hemolysin secretion/activation protein, with the protein MSDKSLHKYGVLLLQLSIFVFLGNINAKAAKAQTINTAQIPNLNSIQAQQLPPPQDVQPPVTSPTPLPKPPQPLPPPEQLLPVPSPSPAPEQTLPENLPENIVVERFEVVGSTVFTPQQLAAETKEFLNKPISLAEVFQARSKITDLYVRNGYITSGAYIPPQTIKSGVIKIQVVEGKLEEIQVTGTRRLNPNYVRSRLAIATKAPLNREQLLEALQLLQLNPLIQNLSAELSAGSRPGVSVLQVEVREAQSFSAQVVLDNGRSPSVGSFRRRLQINQANLLGFGDGLNFAYTNTDGSNAFDVGYTIPLNARNGTLSFNFGTTSSNVIEEPFNILDIESSSRYYEITFRQPIIQTPTQELALGLTASRRESEATYIEGERLPFPSLGADEQGSTRISAIRFFQEWTTRNSREVIALRSQFNLGIGAFDSTINQEGPDSRFFAWQGQAQWARLLAPETLLLLRLNTQLASRNLLPLEQLGLGGIDTVRGYRQDYLLTDNGAFASAEVQVPILRLPQIGSTLHLTPFVDFGVAWNSSNRENPDPNTLASVGLGLRWTQGDRFSARLDWGIPLVSVESRENTWQENGLYFSLIYNPF; encoded by the coding sequence ATGAGCGATAAATCACTTCATAAGTATGGAGTTTTGTTATTACAACTGAGTATATTTGTGTTTCTGGGCAACATCAATGCTAAAGCAGCAAAAGCCCAAACTATTAATACTGCACAGATCCCAAATCTCAATTCTATTCAGGCGCAACAACTACCGCCGCCACAAGATGTACAACCGCCTGTAACTTCTCCAACTCCCTTACCTAAACCACCACAACCACTACCACCACCAGAACAGCTACTTCCCGTACCTAGCCCATCTCCTGCACCTGAACAAACCCTACCTGAAAATCTTCCAGAAAATATTGTTGTAGAAAGATTTGAGGTTGTTGGTAGCACTGTATTTACTCCCCAACAATTAGCAGCAGAAACTAAGGAATTTCTCAACAAGCCTATATCCTTAGCTGAGGTATTTCAAGCTCGTTCTAAGATTACCGATTTATATGTCAGAAATGGCTATATTACCTCTGGTGCTTATATTCCCCCACAAACTATCAAGTCTGGCGTAATTAAAATTCAGGTTGTTGAAGGTAAATTAGAAGAAATTCAGGTAACTGGTACTCGTAGACTAAATCCTAATTATGTACGTAGCCGTCTAGCGATCGCGACTAAAGCGCCTCTAAATCGGGAGCAGTTACTAGAAGCATTGCAACTATTACAGTTGAATCCTTTGATTCAAAATTTATCTGCTGAACTCTCCGCTGGATCTCGCCCTGGGGTGAGTGTATTACAAGTTGAGGTGAGGGAAGCACAATCCTTCAGCGCTCAAGTAGTTCTAGATAATGGGCGATCGCCTAGCGTTGGTAGTTTTCGCCGTCGCTTACAAATTAATCAAGCCAACCTCCTGGGATTTGGAGATGGCTTGAATTTTGCTTACACTAATACTGATGGTAGTAATGCCTTTGACGTTGGTTATACAATACCGCTCAACGCCCGTAATGGTACACTTTCCTTTAACTTTGGCACTACATCCAGCAATGTTATTGAAGAACCTTTTAATATCCTCGATATTGAATCATCTTCCCGCTACTATGAAATTACCTTCCGCCAGCCCATCATTCAAACTCCTACACAAGAATTAGCTTTGGGTTTGACAGCTTCACGCCGCGAGAGTGAAGCTACTTATATTGAAGGTGAACGTTTACCTTTTCCCTCATTAGGCGCTGACGAACAAGGAAGTACACGCATATCTGCAATCAGATTTTTCCAAGAATGGACAACCCGTAACAGCCGAGAAGTGATTGCTTTGCGATCGCAATTTAATTTGGGTATAGGTGCATTTGATTCGACTATCAATCAAGAGGGGCCTGATAGCCGCTTTTTTGCTTGGCAGGGACAAGCACAGTGGGCAAGGCTGTTAGCTCCAGAAACATTACTGCTACTACGTTTAAATACACAGTTAGCCTCAAGAAACTTGCTACCCTTAGAACAATTAGGTTTAGGCGGTATTGATACTGTTCGAGGCTATCGTCAAGATTATCTGTTAACGGATAATGGGGCTTTTGCTTCAGCAGAAGTTCAAGTACCAATTCTCCGCTTACCGCAAATAGGTAGTACTCTGCATCTCACACCATTTGTTGACTTTGGTGTGGCTTGGAATAGTTCTAATCGAGAAAACCCAGATCCCAACACCCTAGCCTCTGTTGGTTTAGGCTTAAGATGGACACAAGGCGATCGCTTCAGTGCGCGTCTTGATTGGGGTATTCCTTTAGTATCTGTAGAATCTAGAGAGAACACATGGCAAGAGAATGGGTTATACTTTTCCTTGATTTACAATCCTTTTTGA
- a CDS encoding sigma-70 family RNA polymerase sigma factor: MVELDEQLRYLVTQACENPPGSKERQKLLTQIIRLTTSRLWRESSPYYQDALQQTWLYFCRNICEARTGQAYDPNYGSVVTWLNAYLKRRLQDFYLNQQREQAIKVPLKIRQSGSGDNSDTLDPVDNLAASPEAPPILDNVKIWAEADFQGELRSTYIKGRSDVNCQVLILKRLPPEASWKELSEEFGLSIPTLSSFYQRQCLPRLRKFAESEGYL; this comes from the coding sequence ATGGTTGAATTGGATGAACAGCTACGCTACTTAGTTACCCAAGCTTGTGAAAACCCACCCGGAAGTAAAGAGCGTCAGAAGCTGCTCACGCAAATTATTCGTTTGACTACAAGTAGACTCTGGCGGGAAAGTAGCCCTTATTATCAAGACGCACTTCAACAAACTTGGTTATATTTCTGTCGCAATATTTGTGAAGCTAGGACAGGCCAAGCCTATGATCCTAATTATGGGAGTGTTGTGACTTGGCTAAATGCTTACCTAAAACGCAGGCTTCAAGACTTTTACCTCAACCAGCAACGAGAACAAGCTATCAAAGTACCTTTGAAGATTCGTCAGTCTGGTTCGGGTGACAATAGCGATACTCTTGATCCTGTAGATAACCTAGCTGCTAGCCCTGAAGCTCCCCCAATATTGGATAATGTAAAAATATGGGCGGAAGCAGACTTTCAAGGAGAACTACGCAGTACTTATATTAAAGGGCGTTCTGATGTAAATTGTCAGGTATTAATTTTAAAACGCTTACCCCCAGAAGCTAGCTGGAAAGAGTTGTCTGAAGAATTCGGTTTATCGATTCCCACTTTAAGCAGTTTTTATCAACGTCAATGTTTACCACGCTTACGAAAATTTGCAGAAAGCGAGGGTTATTTATAA
- a CDS encoding universal stress protein: MFNKLLVAVNNSEIGQQVFDQALALAKATNAELMLLYVLSPFDERYPNPPGIATDGIYAPFTPDDVNYYLGQWESLKREGAEFLTLLNNKAIAQGVNAQYTQEFGDPSRIICDLARSWQADLIILGRRGLTGISEFFLGSVSNYVLHHAPCSVLAVQGVVDAVKENSPATLAGSA, translated from the coding sequence ATGTTTAATAAACTGTTGGTTGCGGTTAACAATTCAGAAATTGGTCAGCAAGTTTTTGATCAGGCTTTAGCTTTAGCGAAAGCAACTAATGCGGAATTAATGTTGCTCTATGTGCTTTCACCTTTTGATGAACGCTATCCCAATCCTCCTGGTATAGCTACAGATGGAATTTACGCTCCTTTTACTCCTGATGATGTCAACTATTATCTGGGACAGTGGGAATCTTTAAAGCGTGAAGGAGCAGAATTTTTGACGTTGTTAAACAATAAAGCGATCGCTCAAGGTGTCAATGCCCAGTACACTCAGGAATTTGGCGATCCGAGTCGAATTATTTGCGATTTAGCCCGTAGTTGGCAAGCTGATTTAATTATTCTCGGTCGGCGTGGGCTGACGGGAATTAGCGAGTTTTTCTTAGGTAGCGTTAGCAATTACGTGCTGCATCATGCTCCTTGTTCAGTTTTAGCAGTACAAGGGGTAGTTGATGCTGTTAAAGAAAATTCCCCAGCCACGTTAGCAGGTTCAGCTTGA
- the ppsA gene encoding phosphoenolpyruvate synthase, whose amino-acid sequence MLEILDNQEISRSVSKEQAFVLPLGEVGIADIPLVGGKNASLGEMIQQLRRKGVKVPTGFATTAYAYKYFISAAGLETKLREIFADLNVEDVQNLRQCGKKARLLMLQTPFPVELQEAIAQAYRSLCQQYDAEMDTDVAVRSSATAEDLPDASFAGQQETYLNVHGLEAVLEACHKCFASIFTDRAISYRQIKGFDHFNVALSVGVQKMVRSDLASSGVMFSIDTETGFKDAALITAAYGLGENVVQGAVNPDEYLVFKPTLKQGYRPIIRKSLGSKEIKMVYDLGGSKLTKNISVAASERNIFALNDEEILQLANWACIIEEHYSQVRGTYTPMDIEWAKDGISNELFIVQARPETVQSQKTGNILRTYRLLGTGDRGLGTGKDSIQSPIPDTQSLIPLVTGRSVGEMIGQGKARVILDVHQINQFQAGEILVTNRTDPDWEPIMKRASAIVTNAGGRTCHAAIIARELGIPAIVGCGNATTILKTGQEITVSCAEGETGKVYPGLLPFEIQELPLEKLPHTHTQIMMNVGNPEEAFGFAAIPNDGVGLARMEFIIANHIKAHPLALIHFDELEDELAKYKIAELTTQYENKAQFFVDKIAEGIGTIASAFYPKPVIVRLSDFKSNEYANLLGGKQFEPKEENPMIGWRGASRYYDQRYREGFALECQAMKQVRDRMGLTNIILMIPFCRTPEEGRRVLAEMANNGLVRGENGLQVYVMCELPSNVILADEFAQVFDGFSIGSNDLTQLTLGLDRDSELVAHLFDERNQAVKRTIAKAIQTVKQHGRKIGICGQAPSDYPEFARFLVEQGIDSISLNPDSVLKTLLEIANAEARG is encoded by the coding sequence ATGCTAGAAATCTTGGATAATCAAGAAATATCTCGCTCAGTTTCCAAAGAACAAGCATTTGTATTGCCCTTGGGTGAAGTAGGTATTGCAGATATTCCTTTAGTAGGTGGCAAAAACGCTTCTTTAGGGGAAATGATTCAGCAACTCCGGCGCAAAGGTGTAAAAGTTCCTACAGGCTTTGCTACCACTGCTTACGCATATAAATACTTTATTTCTGCGGCAGGTTTGGAAACAAAACTTAGAGAAATTTTTGCTGATTTAAATGTAGAGGATGTGCAAAATCTGCGGCAATGTGGGAAGAAAGCAAGGTTATTAATGCTGCAAACTCCGTTTCCTGTAGAATTGCAAGAAGCGATCGCCCAAGCTTATCGCAGTCTTTGTCAGCAATATGATGCTGAGATGGATACTGATGTAGCTGTTCGCTCCAGTGCGACTGCGGAAGATTTACCAGATGCTAGCTTTGCTGGACAGCAAGAAACCTATTTAAATGTTCATGGCTTAGAAGCTGTATTAGAAGCTTGTCACAAATGCTTTGCTTCTATTTTTACCGATCGCGCCATTTCCTATCGCCAAATTAAGGGTTTTGACCACTTCAATGTTGCCCTTTCGGTAGGCGTGCAAAAAATGGTACGTTCTGACTTGGCTAGTTCTGGTGTCATGTTCTCTATTGATACCGAAACCGGCTTTAAAGACGCAGCCTTAATTACTGCTGCTTACGGTTTAGGCGAAAACGTTGTTCAAGGCGCAGTTAACCCTGACGAATATTTAGTATTTAAGCCCACATTAAAACAAGGATACCGCCCAATTATCAGGAAAAGCCTTGGCAGTAAAGAAATTAAGATGGTTTATGACTTGGGCGGCTCAAAATTAACTAAAAATATCTCCGTCGCCGCATCGGAACGGAATATATTTGCTCTCAATGATGAGGAGATTTTACAACTTGCTAATTGGGCTTGCATCATTGAAGAACATTACTCCCAAGTCCGTGGTACATATACGCCAATGGATATTGAGTGGGCAAAAGATGGGATTAGCAATGAACTCTTTATTGTCCAAGCGCGTCCAGAAACAGTGCAGTCCCAAAAGACGGGAAATATACTGCGGACTTATCGGTTATTAGGGACTGGGGATAGGGGACTGGGGACTGGGAAAGACAGTATTCAATCCCCAATCCCTGATACCCAATCCCTAATCCCTCTAGTTACAGGTCGTAGTGTCGGTGAGATGATTGGGCAAGGTAAAGCCAGAGTAATTTTAGATGTGCATCAAATTAATCAGTTCCAAGCTGGGGAAATACTCGTAACTAACCGCACCGATCCAGACTGGGAACCGATTATGAAACGGGCTAGTGCGATTGTAACTAACGCTGGCGGACGTACTTGTCATGCAGCAATTATTGCCAGAGAGTTAGGAATTCCGGCGATAGTTGGTTGCGGTAATGCGACTACTATCTTGAAAACTGGGCAAGAAATTACTGTTAGTTGTGCAGAAGGTGAAACCGGAAAAGTTTACCCAGGTTTATTACCTTTTGAAATTCAAGAATTACCACTAGAAAAACTACCCCACACCCACACTCAAATTATGATGAATGTGGGCAATCCAGAAGAAGCATTTGGTTTTGCAGCTATTCCTAATGATGGTGTGGGATTAGCGCGGATGGAATTTATTATTGCTAACCATATCAAAGCCCATCCTTTAGCCTTGATTCATTTTGATGAATTAGAAGACGAATTAGCTAAATACAAAATTGCGGAGTTAACTACTCAATATGAAAATAAAGCGCAATTCTTTGTAGATAAAATAGCTGAAGGAATTGGCACGATCGCATCTGCTTTTTATCCCAAACCTGTAATTGTGCGTCTGTCTGACTTCAAGAGTAACGAATACGCCAATCTTTTAGGTGGTAAACAATTTGAACCGAAAGAAGAAAACCCGATGATTGGCTGGCGTGGTGCTTCGCGCTACTACGATCAACGCTATCGTGAAGGCTTTGCTTTGGAATGTCAGGCGATGAAGCAAGTGCGCGATCGCATGGGCTTAACCAACATCATTTTAATGATACCGTTCTGCCGGACACCTGAAGAAGGACGGCGAGTATTAGCTGAGATGGCAAACAATGGTTTAGTCAGAGGCGAAAACGGCTTACAAGTTTATGTGATGTGCGAATTGCCAAGTAACGTGATTCTCGCTGATGAGTTTGCTCAAGTATTTGATGGCTTCTCCATCGGTTCCAATGACTTGACGCAATTAACCCTCGGATTGGATCGAGATTCAGAATTAGTCGCCCATTTATTTGATGAACGCAATCAAGCTGTGAAGCGAACAATCGCCAAAGCTATCCAAACAGTTAAACAGCACGGACGCAAAATTGGTATTTGCGGCCAAGCACCGAGTGATTACCCAGAATTCGCCCGCTTCCTTGTTGAACAAGGAATTGATTCCATCAGCCTCAATCCAGATTCAGTACTGAAAACACTCCTAGAAATTGCTAATGCAGAAGCTAGGGGATGA
- a CDS encoding DUF1648 domain-containing protein — MSNQRPVLVIPQSQLLQIINWGALAGIVALFGIALHGWLTLPDTIPVHFGIDGRANGWGSKKVIWLLPIVGLFMYGLLTLINRYPHTFNYVVRITEENALRQYQIACSMIVWLKFELVWLFAYIEWQMYNLATTENPTLGIWFGPVSVILIFATVAYWLSQSLMAR, encoded by the coding sequence ATGAGTAATCAAAGGCCTGTTCTTGTAATTCCTCAATCGCAGCTATTGCAAATAATAAATTGGGGTGCGTTAGCAGGAATAGTGGCGTTATTTGGCATCGCACTTCACGGTTGGTTAACATTGCCCGATACGATACCAGTCCATTTTGGCATTGATGGTCGCGCTAACGGTTGGGGTAGCAAAAAAGTTATCTGGTTGCTACCAATTGTGGGTTTATTTATGTATGGACTGCTGACGTTGATCAACCGGTATCCTCATACTTTTAATTATGTGGTGAGAATTACGGAAGAAAATGCATTGAGACAATATCAAATTGCTTGCTCAATGATCGTTTGGTTAAAGTTTGAATTAGTTTGGCTCTTTGCTTACATTGAATGGCAAATGTACAATCTCGCCACTACCGAAAATCCTACTTTAGGAATTTGGTTTGGCCCTGTGTCTGTAATATTGATATTTGCTACGGTTGCATATTGGTTAAGCCAGTCTTTGATGGCTCGTTGA
- a CDS encoding pyruvate kinase, with the protein MLSSSLKTPDFGVDLSNPQALLTALQQLRRCVYQEGQEIFHEWRSRIHRPAFINSSLNLAYYLALRRYDLRELQMALLPWGLCSLGHIETKVLAHLDAVIATLAAACDVKLNSPISHPPLEEFFEGDRLLQEQTEALFGQTMRQRRVRIMVTLPTEAASNYELVRNLIHQGTDCVRINCSHDTPAEWSAMIANVRLAEAEMKHPCKILMDLGGPKPRIEFTLAPNGKRHICRGDLLLLTRDVSTTVGSSCFQASCTLPEVLDQIQLGARVWIDDGHIGGLVEAITDEGIWIRITQTRLKGNKLQLDKGLNFPDTDLHLSPLTNQDKQDLDFIASHAELVDIIGYSFVQKAEDIALLQQELQARLPAGSPIPAIVAKIETPLAVSNLPELIVQAAGQQPFGIMIARGDLAVEIGYQRLAEIQEEILWLCEAAHVPVIWATQVLENLVKHGMPSRAEMTDAAMAERAECVMLNKGAYIVQAVTILDDVLTRMQAHQMKKTHQLRALRSW; encoded by the coding sequence ATGCTGTCTTCAAGCTTAAAAACGCCCGATTTTGGTGTGGATCTATCCAATCCCCAAGCCTTACTTACCGCCTTACAACAGCTTCGTAGATGTGTTTATCAAGAAGGACAGGAGATTTTTCACGAATGGCGATCGCGCATTCATCGGCCAGCATTTATTAATAGTAGTCTCAACTTAGCTTATTATTTAGCACTGCGGCGTTATGACTTGCGGGAATTGCAAATGGCTTTGTTACCTTGGGGTTTATGTTCATTAGGACATATTGAAACCAAGGTTTTAGCACATTTAGATGCGGTAATTGCCACGTTAGCAGCTGCTTGTGATGTTAAGTTAAATTCTCCCATTAGTCACCCACCATTAGAGGAATTTTTTGAAGGCGATCGCTTGCTGCAAGAACAAACTGAGGCGCTGTTTGGCCAGACAATGCGTCAGCGTCGAGTCAGAATTATGGTGACATTGCCGACAGAAGCAGCTAGCAATTATGAGTTAGTCCGGAATCTCATTCACCAGGGAACCGATTGTGTACGGATTAACTGCTCTCATGATACTCCGGCTGAATGGTCTGCCATGATTGCGAATGTGCGGTTGGCAGAAGCAGAGATGAAACATCCCTGTAAAATTTTAATGGATTTAGGCGGGCCGAAACCGCGAATTGAATTTACTCTCGCTCCTAATGGTAAACGTCACATCTGTCGTGGAGATTTGCTGCTGCTGACTCGTGATGTATCCACCACCGTTGGATCTAGTTGTTTCCAAGCCAGTTGTACTTTGCCGGAAGTACTAGATCAAATACAGCTAGGCGCGAGAGTATGGATTGATGATGGTCATATAGGTGGACTTGTGGAAGCCATCACAGATGAAGGTATCTGGATACGCATTACTCAAACCCGCCTCAAAGGTAATAAACTTCAGCTGGATAAGGGTTTGAACTTTCCCGATACAGATTTGCACTTAAGTCCACTCACCAATCAAGACAAACAAGATCTCGACTTTATCGCTAGCCACGCCGAACTGGTGGATATTATTGGCTATTCCTTTGTGCAAAAAGCTGAGGATATTGCGCTTTTACAACAGGAATTACAAGCCAGGTTACCAGCAGGTTCTCCCATCCCCGCGATCGTCGCTAAAATTGAAACCCCATTGGCTGTTAGCAACCTGCCAGAATTAATTGTGCAAGCAGCAGGTCAACAACCCTTTGGCATTATGATTGCTAGAGGCGATTTAGCTGTGGAAATTGGTTACCAGCGTTTAGCAGAAATTCAAGAAGAAATTCTGTGGTTATGTGAAGCTGCCCATGTGCCTGTAATTTGGGCTACTCAAGTTTTAGAAAATCTCGTGAAACACGGAATGCCTTCACGGGCAGAAATGACTGATGCAGCAATGGCAGAAAGGGCTGAGTGTGTCATGTTAAACAAAGGGGCTTATATTGTCCAGGCTGTAACAATTTTAGATGATGTACTCACCAGAATGCAGGCACATCAAATGAAGAAAACACACCAATTGCGCGCTTTACGTTCCTGGTAA